A window of Brachybacterium fresconis contains these coding sequences:
- a CDS encoding HigA family addiction module antitoxin yields MSNSSTTTESDLIEPIHPGEILMEDFIEGFGITQNKLAVSIGVPPRRINEIVHGKRGITADTAIRLARYFGTSEELWMNLQSNYELRLERRALRDKVAAITPLQFA; encoded by the coding sequence ATGTCGAACTCGTCGACTACCACTGAGAGCGACCTGATCGAGCCGATCCATCCTGGAGAGATCCTGATGGAGGATTTCATCGAGGGCTTCGGGATCACGCAGAACAAGCTTGCCGTGTCCATCGGTGTGCCACCACGCAGGATCAACGAGATCGTGCACGGCAAGCGGGGGATCACCGCGGATACGGCGATCCGTCTCGCTCGATACTTCGGGACCTCCGAGGAGCTGTGGATGAACCTGCAGTCGAACTACGAGCTGCGGCTCGAGCGTCGGGCGCTGCGCGACAAGGTTGCTGCGATCACGCCGCTGCAGTTCGCATGA
- a CDS encoding type II toxin-antitoxin system RelE/ParE family toxin, translated as MIRSFGSKDTERIWHEQYVKGVDRMVQRAALRKLELIHAAKDVEELRVPPGNRLERLVGDRRGQHSIRVNAQWRLCFVWREGGADNVELVDYH; from the coding sequence GTGATCAGATCGTTCGGCAGCAAGGACACCGAGCGCATCTGGCATGAGCAGTACGTCAAAGGCGTTGATCGGATGGTGCAACGGGCGGCCTTGCGGAAGCTCGAGCTGATCCATGCGGCGAAGGATGTCGAGGAACTCCGGGTTCCGCCTGGAAACCGCCTGGAGCGTCTTGTCGGCGACCGACGCGGGCAGCACAGCATCCGCGTCAACGCGCAATGGCGTCTCTGCTTCGTCTGGAGAGAGGGAGGTGCGGACAATGTCGAACTCGTCGACTACCACTGA